The Salarias fasciatus chromosome 12, fSalaFa1.1, whole genome shotgun sequence DNA segment TTAAAGTTGGGATATCATCTCAAATGTTAGATGTACTCAGAAATGACGGATGGTTTATAAAGTGGCAAAGTCGATTAAGTGCTGTCAATTGTATCCAAGTGTAAATAAATGGCTTTACTGAGATTACATTTATTCAGTGACTAAAGTATTTCTAACAAgtgacaccaaaaaaaaaaaaaacctcttttcttctccttgttTCTCCAGAGTAAAGAATCAtgttgcagcagcagagacttCCGGTCACGGTGTTCCTCAGCTTGCTGCTTCTCGCCACTCTGGTCCCCGGCGTCGAGGCCCGCCGCGGCCGTGGAGGCGGGGGCTTTagccggggaggaggaggaagccccggccggggctgGGGGGGTCAGGCCTACAGGCCGGCTCCCGTGGTGATCCAGAACAGGGGCCCCAGTGCGGGGAAGGTGGCCGGGGCCGCTGCTGCGGGGGCCATAGGAGGCGCCATGCTCGGCTCTGCCCTGAGCCGCCCCGGGTACGGAGGAGGATACGGATACGGGGGAGGATACGGGGGAGGATACGGCGGGTACGGGGGATACGGAGGAGGATTTGGATACCCACGctatggcggcggcggcggcggcggcggctacgGCTCCAGGCCCGGCTATGAGCCCGAGGGCTCCGGAGACATGGAGTACTACACAGGGGCCTCCAGTGGCCCCATCTACAACAGCATCATCGTGGTGATCGGCTCGCTGCTGTCTCTGCTCGTGGGCCACTGGGTGGCGGCCCTGTAGAGCAGCTCCTAAAGATAAACCCAGAGCGAGTCCAGAAATAAGCAGTGGCCTCACTGCCAGGAGGACCACAAATAAAGACTGAATGACCTTGAAAGCATTACTCATTTGACCTTCCAcgaggacaggaagaggaatcAGTGTGGCGCCACACTTCAATCAGCAGCAACAAGTCGAGACAAGAAGAAAACACCAAACAATTGTCAAGATAAATGAGATAATCTGCACAGTAACCTAGAGTCTAATATTACAGAgcgcctgttttttttttatatatatatatatacttttaatAACCGTGGTCATGATTTTACTGGTGTTGAGTGTTTTTTCAGGCTATATTTTACCAAAACTATCTGTGAAT contains these protein-coding regions:
- the LOC115397774 gene encoding glycine-rich cell wall structural protein 2-like; the encoded protein is MLQQQRLPVTVFLSLLLLATLVPGVEARRGRGGGGFSRGGGGSPGRGWGGQAYRPAPVVIQNRGPSAGKVAGAAAAGAIGGAMLGSALSRPGYGGGYGYGGGYGGGYGGYGGYGGGFGYPRYGGGGGGGGYGSRPGYEPEGSGDMEYYTGASSGPIYNSIIVVIGSLLSLLVGHWVAAL